The following DNA comes from Syntrophobacterales bacterium.
GAAGCATATGGAGGATATCTTTAAGCCTTTTTTTACCACAAGGAGCAATGGCACCGGTCTGGGTCTGGCCAATGTGAAACGGATTGTCGAGGCCCACGGAGGGTGGATCAAGGCGCAAAACCGCGACCCCTCCGGCGCCTCTTTTCATATATATTTGCCAAGCGGGGGAGGGCATGCCTAAGATACTGGTAGTAGATGACGAATGTTCAATCAGGGAAACCCTGACCATGTTCCTGACTGAAAAAGGCCATGAACTCAGCGCGGCCTCTTCAGGCCAGGAGGGGATCGCCCTTTTTGAAAGCTTCAATCCGGAGGTGATCATCCTGGATATTCGTCTCCCCGACCAGAATGGCCTGGAGGTGCTAAGCCAGATGCGAAGCCGCAACAATCTAGCCAAGGTGCTGATGATCACCGCCTTTCAGGACATGGATACGACCATCCAGGCCATGAAAAGAGGGGCTTATGATTACATACACAAACCCCTCGATGCCGATGAGATAGAAAAAGCCGTCAATGGCGCCCTCCACACCCTCCGGTTGGAAAGGGAAGCCTCGCTTTCCAGGGAAAAATGGCAGCCAATGAACAGAGACGCCATTATCGGGAAAAGCAAGGAAATGCGGGATATATTCAAGATGATAGGTATGCTTTGCCAGAATCGGGCCTCGGTGCTGATTGAGGGCGAGACAGGCACAGGCAAGGAATTGATCGCCCGCATGATTCATCAAAACAGGGATTGCGCCGACGAACCGTTCATCACTCTGGACTGCTCGGCGGTTGTCGAAACATTGCTGGAGAGTGAACTTTTCGGCCATGAGAAGGGCGCCTATACCGGCGCCGAGTACACAAAAAAAGGGAAGATCGAACTGGCCGGCGGCGGCACCCTCTTTTTGGATGAGGTCGGAGAACTGCCTTTAGCCCTGCAGGGGAAGCTCCTGGGTTTTCTGCAGCGCCACGAATACATGCGGGTGGGCGGGGAAAAGATCTTGCAGTCGCACTGTCGCATCATTGCGGCTACTAATCGCAATCTTGCGGCGTTTGTGCAGCAGGGCAAGTTCAGGGAAGACCTGTACTTTCGGCTGAATGTTGTGTCGATTCGCGTTCCTCCGCTGAAGGAGAGAATATCCGACATCCCCCATCTGGCGAGACACTTTCTGCGAAAAATAAATATGGAACTGGGCACCGATGTATGCAGATTGCATCCCGGCGTACTGAAATGTTTGAGCCTCCATCCCTGGAAAGGAAATGTCCGGGAGTTGGAGAATGTGCTTGTGGAAGCTGTGGTAAAAGCCCGAGGCAAGGTAATTCTTGCAGAAGATATTGAAAAGATTTTGAAGAAGAACAGCCCTCTTTCCCCGCAGAATCTATCGGATTATTCGCTGCCCGTTATGGAACGAGAGCAGATTCAGAAAGCCTTGTCGCATGTAAGCGGGAATCGGACAGAAGCTGCCCGCCTGTTGGGGATTTCCCTCCCTACCTTGCGCAGCAAGATCTGTAAATACAACCTTATTGTCTCCAGCAGGGCGAGCGCCTTGTTGATCAAGTGAGGTGAAAGAATCTTTCTATCAATGAAAGTTTTTTTCAGTGCGGCCACGCCCGTTTTTTATGCCGGCTTTTTGCCGCGCTGAAATACCTTGCATGGTTTCGAATTGTTATAGGGAAATTTATTCTAAAAAACCGTTTTTTATTTTTGGCACACAGGTTGCTTTATTTTGGGGATTCAAACCTTTCCAAGAATATTGAACCAGACAGAGAATCTGGAGGCGGACTCTTTGCGCGGTAGTTTCTTAAGACGCAAGGCGGAGGATAGACAAACCGAAAAGGAGGGTGGTCATGAAGAATAAATTGTTGTATTTGTTAGCGGTTGTATCTCTTGTATTATGTATGCCGTTTACATCTTTTGCCCAGGGAAAGCCCATTGTCATAGGCGCGCCGCTGGCGACCGCCTTTTTGTATGGCTGGGATGCGGAACGGGGGATCAAGCTCGCCGTTGATGAAATCAATGCCGCCGGCGGCGTGAATGTTGCGGGGCAGAAAAGACCTTTCAAGGTAGAGGTGATTGACACCAGGGATCTGGAACCGAGCGTTCCGGTCGCGGATGCCCTCCTGGCAATGGAGAAACTGATCCTTGACAAGAAGGCGGATTTCATTGTCGGCGGGCCTGTGCGCTCCGAGGCTGCCCTTGCGGCCATGCCGCTGCTCAGCAAGCACAAGAAGGTGAGCATTCTTACGACCGGAGTCCTTACGCCTGCGTACGGGAAAGCGGTGGCGGAAAATTACGACAAGTACAAGTACTGTTTCCGCAATACGAGCCATGTGCCGGTCATGATGGGTGACTTTATGGCCATCTTGAACGATCTTCAACAGAAACACGGGTTCAATAAAGCCTATATCATGGTGCAGGATGTCGCGCACGCCAGAGCGGGCGGGGCATTCATGCAGAAAGCCCTTGCCGGAAAAAACTGGGAAGTCGAGATGAAGATCTATCCTACAGGAACCACCGACTATTCCGTGGGACTCATCGACTCCGGCAAGAAGGGCACCCAGGTTCTTTTTCTCTGGATGGATATGCCGGAAAGCGCCGCGCTGCTGCAACAATGGAGCAATATGAAGCTGAAATCACTGCCGATGGGGTTCATGAACGCCGCGGAACAGCCGGGTTTTTGGAAGGCCACCGGCGGCAAGGGCGAATTCATGATTGTTAACCTCGTCAATGGCGGCAACGCCCCGTCCAATATTACCCCCTGGACCATGAAATTTGTCAATGCCTACACGAAAAAATGGGGCCTGGAGCCGGAGGGTTATGGGACATCCTCGAGCTACATGGCCGTTTACCAGTTAAAAGACGCCATCGAAAAGGCCAAAACCACCGACTCGGATGCTGTTGTTACTGCCCTGGAAAATCAGGACCTGATGGGGGTTTACGGGAGAATGAGATTTGACAAGAAAACCCATCAGATAATCCCCTCCTGGGATCCCAAGGAGGGAGCTGTTACCGGCATTATTCAGTGGCAGGCCGG
Coding sequences within:
- a CDS encoding sigma-54 dependent transcriptional regulator, encoding MPKILVVDDECSIRETLTMFLTEKGHELSAASSGQEGIALFESFNPEVIILDIRLPDQNGLEVLSQMRSRNNLAKVLMITAFQDMDTTIQAMKRGAYDYIHKPLDADEIEKAVNGALHTLRLEREASLSREKWQPMNRDAIIGKSKEMRDIFKMIGMLCQNRASVLIEGETGTGKELIARMIHQNRDCADEPFITLDCSAVVETLLESELFGHEKGAYTGAEYTKKGKIELAGGGTLFLDEVGELPLALQGKLLGFLQRHEYMRVGGEKILQSHCRIIAATNRNLAAFVQQGKFREDLYFRLNVVSIRVPPLKERISDIPHLARHFLRKINMELGTDVCRLHPGVLKCLSLHPWKGNVRELENVLVEAVVKARGKVILAEDIEKILKKNSPLSPQNLSDYSLPVMEREQIQKALSHVSGNRTEAARLLGISLPTLRSKICKYNLIVSSRASALLIK
- a CDS encoding ABC transporter substrate-binding protein; the protein is MKNKLLYLLAVVSLVLCMPFTSFAQGKPIVIGAPLATAFLYGWDAERGIKLAVDEINAAGGVNVAGQKRPFKVEVIDTRDLEPSVPVADALLAMEKLILDKKADFIVGGPVRSEAALAAMPLLSKHKKVSILTTGVLTPAYGKAVAENYDKYKYCFRNTSHVPVMMGDFMAILNDLQQKHGFNKAYIMVQDVAHARAGGAFMQKALAGKNWEVEMKIYPTGTTDYSVGLIDSGKKGTQVLFLWMDMPESAALLQQWSNMKLKSLPMGFMNAAEQPGFWKATGGKGEFMIVNLVNGGNAPSNITPWTMKFVNAYTKKWGLEPEGYGTSSSYMAVYQLKDAIEKAKTTDSDAVVTALENQDLMGVYGRMRFDKKTHQIIPSWDPKEGAVTGIIQWQAGKRVQIFPPKAAEGKIMFPPWMK